The following are encoded in a window of Platichthys flesus chromosome 11, fPlaFle2.1, whole genome shotgun sequence genomic DNA:
- the trip13 gene encoding pachytene checkpoint protein 2 homolog, with protein sequence MEADRMEVGNQKQDIHVEVHVRSDSTAKLAEVKMHVLALLNRHSMVFGNYRWKEFDEDFLRKHVESVSIVDIEEMATQPLDLTSCSVSVHVFILNEDGPSTLSLEEDEELSAANHWLLPAAEFHGIWESLVYDSGVKTQLLDYVTTTIYFSDKNVNSNLISWNRVVLLHGPPGTGKTSLCKALAQKLSIRLSSRYSYGQFVEINSHSLFSKWFSESGKLVTKMFQKIQQLIDDKDALVFVLIDEVESLTAARNASQAGTEPSDAIRVVNSVLTQLDQIKRHSNVVILTTSNVTEKIDLAFVDRADIKQYIGPPSEKGIYNIYLSCLEELMKCQIIYPRQQLFTMFELETMGFAKSEVSEHSLNLRNLALKSKGLSGRALRKLPFLAHALFVRSPTVTLERFLEAMDQAVDKQMEEKANLVNGF encoded by the exons ATGGAGGCGGACAGGATGGAGGTGGGGAACCAGAAACAAGACATCCATGTGGAGGTCCATGTCAGATCTGACAG CACAGCTAAACTCGCTGAGGTGAAGATGCATGTTCTGGCTCTACTGAATCGCCACAGCATGGTTTTTGGAAACTACAGATGGAAGGAGTTTGATGAAGACTTTCTCAGGAAACATGTGGAGTCTGTGTCTATAGTTGATATCGAGGAGATGGCAACACAG CCCCTTGATTTGACAAGCTGCTCTGTCTCGGTTCACGTCTTCATTCTGAATGAGGATGGACCCAGCACGCTCAGTttggaagaagatgaagagcttTCAGCAGCAAATCACTGGCTGTTGCCTGCAG CTGAATTCCATGGGATTTGGGAGAGCCTGGTTTATGATAGTGGAGTCAAAACCCAG CTCCTGGATTATGTCACAACAACAATTTACTTCTCAGACAAAAATGTCAATAGCAACCTGATTTCATGGAACCGCGTTGTTCTGCTCCATG GACCCCCGGGCACAGGGAAAACTTCACTTTGCAAAGCTCTTGCCCAGAAGCTGTCAATCAGACTGTCAAGTCG GTATTCTTACGGCCAATTTGTCGAGATAAACAGCCACAGTTTATTCTCAAAGTGGTTCTCAGAG AGCGGCAAGCTGGTCACAAAGATGTTTCAAAAGATCCAACAACTGATCGATGACAAAGACGCTCTGGTGTTTGTTCTGATTGATGAG GTTGAGAGTTTGACGGCAGCAAGGAACGCCAGCCAGGCTGGAACTGAGCCCTCTGACGCCATTCGAGTGGTCAACTCTGTCCTCACTCAGCTGGACCAGATCAAGCG ACATTCGAACGTTGTGATCTTGACGACCTCCAACGTCACAGAAAAGATTGATTTGGCGTTTGTGGACAGAGCTGACATCAAGCAGTACATTGGGCCCCCGTCCGAGAAGGGCATCTACAACATCTACCTCTCCTGCCTCGAAGAGCTGATGAAG TGCCAGATCATCTACCCCCGGCAGCAGCTGTTTACCATGTTTGAGCTGGAGACGATGGGGTTTGCTAAGAGCGAGGTGTCTGAACACAGCCTGAACCTGAGGAACTTGGCTCT aAAAAGCAAAGGTTTGAGCGGAAGAGCTCTCAGGAAGTTACCATTTCTGGCCCATGCACTGTTTGTGAGG TCACCGACAGTGACTCTCGAGAGGTTTCTAGAGGCTATGGACCAAGCGGTGGATAAACAGATGGAGGAAAAAGCTAATCTGGTCAATGGTTTCTGA